In Candidatus Palauibacter australiensis, the following are encoded in one genomic region:
- the rpe gene encoding ribulose-phosphate 3-epimerase, with the protein MVIAPSILAADYARLGAEVAEAEAAGAEWFQLDVMDGHFVPNLTIGLPVLESLRAVSDSFLDVHLMIDNPGEFLEPFAAAGADMLTVHQEVSAHLHGDLHRIRELGCYAGVALNPATPAETLSEVLGYVDLVLVMTVNPGFGGQKFIAEAVPKISTVLRMAADRGLAPPAIQVDGGIDPASAPVCAAAGASVFVAGSSVFRWAPGIAANMAALGDALAPYG; encoded by the coding sequence ATGGTGATCGCCCCGTCGATCCTCGCCGCGGACTACGCGCGGCTGGGTGCGGAGGTGGCCGAGGCGGAGGCGGCGGGCGCGGAGTGGTTCCAACTCGACGTCATGGACGGGCACTTCGTCCCCAACCTCACGATCGGGCTGCCGGTGCTGGAGTCGTTGCGCGCCGTGTCCGACTCCTTCCTCGACGTGCACCTGATGATCGACAACCCCGGCGAGTTCCTCGAGCCGTTCGCGGCGGCCGGGGCCGACATGCTCACGGTCCACCAGGAGGTGTCGGCCCACCTGCACGGGGACCTGCACCGGATCCGGGAGCTTGGCTGCTACGCCGGCGTCGCGCTCAACCCGGCCACGCCCGCGGAGACGCTGTCGGAAGTCCTGGGATACGTGGATCTCGTCCTCGTGATGACGGTGAACCCGGGGTTTGGAGGACAGAAGTTCATCGCCGAGGCGGTGCCGAAGATTTCCACGGTGCTTCGGATGGCCGCGGATCGCGGGCTGGCTCCGCCGGCCATCCAGGTGGACGGGGGGATCGATCCCGCGTCCGCGCCCGTGTGCGCCGCGGCGGGGGCGTCGGTGTTCGTGGCCGGTTCCTCGGTCTTCCGGTGGGCGCCGGGT